Part of the Streptomyces sp. HSG2 genome, TCGACATCGACCTGGAGCGTCGCCGGATCAGCCTCTCGCTGAAGCAGGCGAACGAGTCCTTCGGCGCCGACCCGACGGCGGTCGAGTTCGACCCGACCCTGTACGGCATGGCCGCGTCCTACGACGACCAGGGCAACTACATCTACCCCGAGGGCTTCGACCCCGAGACCAACGACTGGCTCGAGGGCTACGAGAAGCAGCGGGAGGAGTGGGAGCACCAGTACGCCGAGGCGCAGACCCGCTTCGAGCAGCACCAGGCCCAGGTCATCAAGTCCCGGGAGGCGGACGCTCAGGCCGAGGCCGAGGGCGGCGAGGCCGCCGCGCCGGCGGCGTCCGGTGGCGGCGGTTCGTACTCCTCCGAGGGCGGCGACAACTCCGGCGCCCTGGCGTCGGACGAGGCGCTGGCGGCACTGCGCGAGAAGCTGGCCGGCGGCCAGAGCTGAGCGCACCCGCCGAGCGGGTACCTCCGCGCCGAGGGCCCGCACCCCACAGGGGGTGCGGGCCCTCGCCCTGTCGGCGAACGCGTCGGGCGCCTTCCGGGAATGCCCGCCATCCCCCGGGCGTTGACCACGACGGACACGAGGAGGAGCGGTCACAGTGCCTGATCCGCAGGGTTTGTACACGTGGGAGCAGAAGGGCCTGGCCGTCGTCGACACGGCGCTCGCCCAGGAATCGGCCGGCCTGGTCATGCTCTACCACTTCGACGGATACATCGACGCCGGAGCGACCGGCGAGCAACTCGTCGACCAGCTGCTGGGGTCACTGCCCCACCAGGTCGTCGCGCGCTTCGACCACGACCGCCTCGTGGACTACCGCGCACGACGCCCGCTGCTGGCATTCAAGCGCGACCACTGGAGCGCCTACGAGGAGCCCGCCATCGAGGTGCGGATGCTCCAGGACGCGACCGGCGCGCCCTTCCTTCTGTTGTCCGGCCCGGAACCGGACGTGGAGTGGGAGCGCTTCGCGGCATCGGTCAAGGAGATCGTCGAGCGGCTCGGCGTCCGCCTGTCGGTGAACTTCCACGGCATCCCGATGGGGGTCCCGCACACCCGCCCCGTGGGGATCACACCCCACGGCAACCGCGTCGACCTGCTGCCCGGTCATCGCAGTCCCTTCGAGGAGGCGCAGGTGCCCGGCAGCGCCGAGGCCCTCGTGGAGTACCGACTGAGCCGGGCGGGTCACGATGTCCTCGGCGTCGCCGCCCACGTGCCTCACTACATCGCGCGCTCACCCTATCCGGACGCGGCCTTGACCGTGTTGGAGGCGGTCACGGGCGCGACCGGGCTGGTACTGCCCGATGTCGCCCACGCGCTCCGCGCGGACGCGCACCGCACCCAGACGGAGATCGACCGGCAGGTCAAGCAGGGGAACGAGGAGTTGACCGCGCTGGTCCAGGGGCTGGAGCACCAGTTCGACGCCGCCGCGGGCTCGGAGACCCGTGGCAACATGCTCGCCGAGTCGCTGGAGATCCCTTCCGCCGACGAGCTGGGCCGTGAGTTCGAGCGCTTCCTCGCCGAGCGGGAGGGCGACGCCTGATGGCCGATCGGCCGGGCTCCCCATCGGCGGCGCCGTGCCTCCGGTCCGCTCCGGACGTCCGCGGAGGCGCGGGCGGGCTGCCGCCATGGTGAGAGTGGGGCTTACCGGTGGCATCGGCGCCGGCAAGAGCGAGGTGGCCAGGTTGCTCGTGGAGCGGGGGGCGACGTTGATCGACGCCGACCGGGTGGCTCGGGAGGTCGTGGAGCCCGGGACGCCGGGACTCGCCGCGGTGGTCGGGGAGTTCGGCGAAGAGGTCCTTCGGGAAGACGGCACCCTGGACCGGGCGCGGCTCGGGTCGATCGTCTTCGCCGACGCGGAGAGACTGGCTTCGTTGAACGCCCTGCTCCACCCTCTCGTCGCCGCCCGCTCGCGCGCCCTGGAGGAGGCCGCCCCCGAAGACGCGGTCGTCGTGCACGACGTGCCCCTGCTCACCGAGAACGGCCTCGCCCCCCGGTACGACGTGGTGATCGTCGTCGACGTGGACCCCGCCACCCAACTCGACCGACTCGTCCGGACACGCGGCATGACGGAGGAGGAGGCGCGGGCGCGGATGGCGGCGCAGGCGAGCCGTGCGGAGCGGCGCAGGATCGCGGACATCGTCATCGACAACGACGTGTCGCTGGAGGCGTTGGGACACCGGGTCGACGAGGTCTGGTCCGAGCTGCTCGGCCGCGCCCATCGGTCGGGTCGCGAGGCCCCTCCGCCGGGTCCGCCCCGGGAATAGAGGTCGTCGAGCCGGCGTTGAGCCGTCCATCGAAGGAAGGACCCGCAGTGTTCGAGACCCGAGGTACCCCAGGACGCAGCCCGGAGACGGATGTCATCGACTACCGTGCCGCCGAGGCGCTCCTCGCCGCCCGTGACCCGCGAGGAGCGGTGCGGCTCCTCGACGGCGTCGTGGCGGCCCACCCCGAGAACACCGCCGTGCGGCTGCTGCGCGCGCGTGCCTTCTTCGCGGCGGCCCAGCTGCGCCCGGCCGAACTGGAGTTCACCGTGGTGCTGGAGCGGGAGCCGGACAACGCCTTCGCGCACTTCGCGCTCGCCCGCACCTATGAGCGTCAGGCGCGGTCGGACGCGGCCCGGCGCCACTTCCGCCTCGCCGCTGCCCTCGATCCCAAGCCCGAATACCTGCGCCACGCGCGCTTCGAAGGCTGATCGGAGCCGGCACCCCGGTGCGTCCCGTGCGGTGTGTGGGGTGCCGGTGCCCGAGGGGCGTCGACCTCACCGCGCCCACCGGCGATCCGTCCCCGCGGAGTCGTCGGGGGCGGCCGACTCTCGCAGCCGGTCGAGTTCCCGTCGGTCGCGCTTGGTGGGGCGACCCGCCCCGCGATCACGGAAACCGGTCGGGGCGACGGCCTCCCGGGGTGGGGGCGGCGGGGATTCGTCGCGGTAGCACTCGACGGCCACCGGCGCTCCCACTCGCTTCCTGATCACCCGTGTGACCACGACGACCCGTCGGCGACCGGCGTGCCACAGTCGTACCTCGTCGCCGACACGCAGGGAAGAGGCGGGCTTGACCCGCTCGCCGTTGACCCGGACATGGCCGCCGCGGCAGGCGCCGGCCCCGAGGGATCGTGTCTTCACCAGCCGCACGGCCCAGATCCACACGTCGACACGGACGCTGTCGCCGGTGCGCGGCCCGCCCGAGCGGGCCGTCCCGCCCGGCAGGGGGGCGTCGGCGTCGTCCGCGTCGTACTCCTCGACCATGCCCCGAGCCTACGCGGTGGACGGTGCCCGAGGCTCAGGCGTGCTGAGTCCCCCCGCCGGTCAGGGAGCGACCGGAGTCGTGCGAGAGCCAGGTCGGGAGGGTGTCCGTCACTCTGCACAGGGCCAGGTAGAGCGGTATCGGCGGGGTGTAAGGAACGGTGTCGTCCGAGCGGTGGAGGAGACGCGGCTCGACACCACCGGCCCGGGACAGCAGCGCGCCCCGCACGTACTCGGCGGGTTCCGGCCAGTCCATCGCGTGGTCGGACTCCTCGGGGACGACCCACCACCAGCGGGTGTCGTCGGCGTAGACACACCCCACCCGGGGAACCAGGGCGAGGACTCGCGGGCCCAGGTTCGCGGGGACGGACACGGCGTCGCAGCCGAGGGGTGCGGACACGTCTCCGGGAAGGGGCAGGCGGCGTCCTCCCGCGGTCACCGGCGCACCCCGCCGGACACGCGCCAAGGAGTCCAGGCCGAGGACACCGCCGGACGACCTCCTCACCGCGAGGGGCCCTCGCCGGAGCGGTCCGGTCGTGCGGGGGCCGAGGGGAGGGACCGCCCGCGGGGCGGCCGTCCTACCGGCTGCGCGGTCCACAGGGACGAGGGCTCGCCGGGTCGCGGACTCTCCCGCTCCCCCTCGGGCTCGCGCTCGGGGGGGCCCGGCTTGGGCCGGGCGCCCCACCCCAGGTCACCGCGGGGGCGGACGACGCTCGGCTCCCGTTCCGCCCGGCACGGCAGGTCCGCCCAGACCAGCAGGCCACTCTCGTGCTCCTCGACGCCCCACGCGGCGCACACCGACTCCACCAACAGCAGCCCGCGACCTCGTTCGTCCTCCGGTCCGCTGCCGCGGACCACGCCGGGCCGGTCCGCGGCGCACCCCTCGTCGTGGACGACGACACGCAACACATCGTCCCCGCGGCGTAGTTCGCACACCACACGCCGACTCGCGGTGTGGACGACGGCGTTGGTGACCAACTCGGAGACGACCAGGACGGCGTCCTGACCGGTGGCCTCGCACAGCGACCAGTCGGCCAGTCGGGCCCGCGTCGTCCGTCGGGCCTCCGCGGGGGAGCCCGGGTGCGCGGCCAGTTCGAAGCGGAACCGGCGCTCTGTTCCTCTGGTGGATACGACTGGCGTGGCGGCGCCCGTGCTGAGGGGGGCCGCGGCGTCCAAGGGCGCGGGCGGAATCACGGTTGCCACTATCTCCCCGCCGTGCACACTTGGCAAGGGTCACTCTGAAAAATGCAGAGTGCACTGCGCGCGTTCGAACAGTCATGGCACACTTCTGCCGACAACCCGCCGAGCGACGGCGCTTCGGATCGCCGAGGGCCCCGTTCCTTCGACGGTCCTCGAAGGACGTGGCTCGGCCGTCCGTGTCCCTGGGGGCTCCGTCGACCCGACCTCCGGCGCGTACGCTCCGGCGCGCGTCGTGCCCGGGGCGCACGGTCGGGAACCAGGATCTGCGAGGAGGAGGAGCGGTGAGCGAACCGCGGTCGGCGCCGACGGTCGGTCAGGTCGTCCTCGGTCGACGCCTGCTCGACCTCCGGGAACGCGCCGGCATGCGACGAGAGGACGCCGCCGGCGTGCTCCATGTCGCGTCCGCCACGATCCGTCGTATGGAGACGGCCGAGGTAGCGCTGAAGATCCCCTACCTACAACTCCTGCTGAAGGCCTACGGCGTCCCAGACGACGAGGCGGAGACCTTCGTCCGCCTCGCGGAGGAGGCCAACCGGCCCGGCTGGTGGCAGCGGTTCCACGACATCCTGCCCGGCTGGTTCTCCATGTACGTCAGCCTGGAGGGCGCGGCCTGCCTGATCCGCTCCTACGAACCCCACTTCGTGCCCGGACTGCTCCAGACTGAGGACTACGCGCGCGCGGTCCTGCGATCCGGGGCCGTGGGGCAGAGCGGGCCCGAGGGCATCGAACGCCATGTGGCGCTGCGGCGAAGGCGGCAGGAGTTGCTGGCACGCCCCGACGCCCCCCGACTCTGGGTGGTCATGGACGAGACCGTCCTGCGTCGCCCCGTCGGGGGGTCGCGGGTGATGCGCGCCCAGATCGAGCGACTGCTGGAGGCGGTCGAACTGCCGCGAGTCACCCTTCAGGTGATCCCGTTCGACAGCGGGCCGCATCCCGGGACCTACGGTCCCTTCGTGTTGTTCCGGTTCGCCGTGCCGGAGTTGCCGGACATGGTCTACAGCGAGTACCTGACCGGCGCCGTCTACCTGGACGCTCGCCCGGAGGTGGCCGCGCACCTCGAGGTCATGGACCGCATGGCCGCGCAGGCCGCCACGGCCCATCGCACGAGGGAGATCCTCCGGGACCTCCGCAAGGAGCTGTGAATGGACGGCACCACGCCACCCCGCCCCGCCGAGCGCGTCTACAACGGCATGCCCGCCCGGGACCTGGGAAGCGAGGGCTGGCACCGTCCCTGGAGCGGGGGCAACGGCGGGAACTGCCTGGAGGCGATGAAACTCTCCGACGGGCGAATCGCCGTACGGCAGTCCACCGACCCAGAGGGACCGGCGCTGATCTACACCACGGACGAGATGACCGCCTTCATCGAAGGGGCGAAGGCCGGAGCAGCGGACTTCCTGCTCTCCTAGGGTGTGCTTCGACAGTCACGCCGTGGCCCACGCCCGGCAGGCGGGGCTCTCGGAGCACGCCCCGAGCGGCCGCGAGGCAGGCGCCCCCGCCCCTGCGCCCACCGTCAGGCCCGCAAGGGACGGTCGCCCGGACGGACCGGCGCCGGGAGCCGCGATTCCGCGCCGTCGGCGAGAAACCGGTCGACGGCGGACGCCACGGAGCGCCCCTCCGCGATGGCCCACACGATCAGCGACTGGCCGCGGGCGGCGTCCCCCGCCGCGAAGACCCCCGGGACGCGGGTGGCGAAGGAGTCGTCCCTGGCTATCGTCCCGTCGGGATCCAGCCCCAGCCCCAGCTGATCCACGAGGCCGTCGGCGGGGTCGGGACCGGAGAACCCCAGCGCGAGAAGGACCAGTTCGGCGGGCAGGGTTCGTTCACCGTCGGGGAGGGGCCGACGGTCTCCGTCCACGTCGACCAGACGGAGCGACCGCACGTGCCCGTCTCCGTCGCCGGACAGGCGGAGCGCGGAGACGGCGAACAGACGCGCGTCCGCCTCCGCGGTCGGGGCGGCCCGCAGGTCGCGAGCCTCCTCGTGGGCCGGGGAGAGTCGGTAGAGCCCCGGATACGTCGGCCAGGGGTCGCGCTCCGCGTCGCGTTCCGTCCCCGGGCGCGGGGAGATGTCCAGCTGTGTCACGGACGCGGCGCCTTCCCGGATCGCGGTGCCCAGGCAGTCGGCGCCGGTGTCCCCGCCACCTATGATCACCACGTGCCGACCGGCCGCGGACAGCGGGGACACCTCCAGATCTCCCTCGCACACCCGGTTGGCGAGCGGGAGATACTCCATCGCCTGATGGACCCCGGCGAGATCCCGACCCGGCACCCCGAGTTCCCGCCACGCGCCGGCCCCCACGGCGACCACCAGGGCGTCGTGCCCGCTCGCCAGCTCCGCCGCCCCGACATCGCGTCCCACCTCGGTCGACGTGCGGAACCGGGTGCCCTCCGCCCGGATCTGGTCGATCCTCCGGTCCAGAAGGCCCTTGCGCATCTTGAACTCCGGAATGCCGTACCGCAGCAGTCCGCCGAGGCGATCGGCCTTCTCGTACACCGTGACCGTGTGCCCCGCCCGCGTCAGTTGTTGCGCCGCCGCGAGCCCCGTCGGCCCCGAGCCGACCACCGCCACGCTCTTCCCGGAGAGGCGCTCCGGCGGGCGGGGCGGCGCGAAACTCTCCTCCCAGGCGCGGTCCGCGACGGCGCACTCCACGTTCCTGATGGCGACCGCCGGCCGATCGATCGCCAGCACACAACCGGCCTCGCACGGCGCCGGGCACAACCGCCCGGTGAACTCGGGGAAGTTGTCGGTGGCGTGCAGTCGATCGGCCGCCGCTCGCCAGTCGTCCCTGTACACCAGGTCGTTCCACTCGGGGACCAGGTTGCCCAGCGGACAGGCCTCGTGGCAGAACGGGACGCCGCAGTCCATGCACCGGCCGGCCTGCCCTCCCACGATCGGCAGCAGCGCTCCGGGCACGGTGACCTCGTCCCAGTCCCGGACGCGTTCGTCAACCGGCCGGCGAGGCCATTCCATTCGGCTCGTCGTCAGGAAGCCCTTGGGATCGGCCATGGCCGTCGTCCTCACGTGCCGCGGCCACCGGGCGCGGGCGCCCGGTGGCGCTCCTCCTCCCACGGTACGCCCGGTCAGCGGGCGGCCGACGGGTCCCGTACCGCGTCGCGGACCAGGTCGGGGCGGTTGGAGATGATGCCGTCCACCCCGTACTCGGCGACCCGGCGCGCGGTGTCGACGTCGTCGATCGTCCAGGTGAAGACCTCAAGGGGCTCGCCGTGCGGCCCCGCCAACGCGTGCGCCGCGGCCACGAAGTCCGGGGTGAGGTCGGTGTGACGTGGGTTGACCTGGTCGGCGAAGGCCGCGTACACGGGGAGCGCGGAGACCGCGGGCGTACCGATGAACCCGGTCCGCACCGAGGGCGCGAGGCCGTGGACGGTCCGCACGCTCTCGGCGCTGAAGCTCTGCACGATCAGTCGTTCCGTCGGGCCGTGGGCCCGCGGCGCGATCCACCCCTCGGCGGTCAGGACACGGAGGATCTGCCCCTCGATCCCCGGGTACGACTCCGGGTGCTTGATCTCGACCAGGAGCGAGACACCGCGCGATTCGGCCCGTCGCGCGAACTCCGCCAGTGTGGGCACGCCCTCGCCCGCGTAGGCGTCGCCGAACCAGCCACCGGCGTCCAGACGGTCGATCTCCGCCGCCGTGAAGTCCTTCACCAGCCAGGGCGCCCGGTCCGGGAAGACCTCCTCCACGTCCGTGGTGCGCTCCAGGTCGCGGTCGTGGACCACGACCAGCTCGCCGTCCCTGGTGCGCTGGACATCGTTCTCGACCCACCCGATCCCCAGCTCGGCCGCTCTGTCGAGGGCGGCGAGAGTGTTCTCGGGGGCGTAGGCGGAGGCACCCCGGTGGGCGACGACCTCCGGACCGGACACGAGGGTGAGGGCCGCGCCCGCCACCTCCCTGTCGGATCCGCCGGGTCGGCCGGTCGTCTCGCGGGCCGACCGGTCGGTGGTGAGGCGACCTGGGGCCGACACCGTCTCGACTTCGGTCACCGGCCCGGCGGGGACAGGGGTGGCCCGGACGGGGGCGACGGGGGCGGGCAGCGCCACGATCCCCAGGAGCCCGACGATCGCCAGGGTCGCTGTGCGGGTGTGCATGCGTACTCCTCGCTCTGGTGGCCACGGAAAGTCCCACGGTGACAGCAGAGCGTCAACGGCCGAGGGTTTCGAGATGACCGTGGGCTGAATGGCGGGTCCCGTCCGGCCGCGGCCGGGGACCGCCGGCCGCGGAAGCCCCGTCCCGAGCCGCCGAGCCGCACGGCCCCGCCCCGCTGTCGGTGCGGAGTCGTACGGTGGGACCCATGCGGCCCGTTTCCGATATCGAACGCACGGTGGCGCCCTTCGAGGTCGTCAGCCCCTACCAGCCCAGCGGCGATCAGCCGACCGCCATCGCCGACCTCGCCCGGCGCATCGGCGAGGGGGAGAAGGACGTCGTCCTCCTCGGCGCGACCGGCACAGGCAAGTCCGCCACCACCGCGTGGATGATCGAGCGGTTGCAGCGCCCCACCCTGGTCATGGCGCCGAACAAGACACTCGCCGCACAGTTGGCCAACGAGTTCCGCGAGCTGTTGCCGAACAACGCCGTCGAGTACTTCGTCTCGTACTACGACTACTACCAGCCCGAGGCGTACGTTCCGCAGTCGGACACCTACATCGAGAAGGACTCCTCCATCAACGAGGAGGTGGAGCGTCTTCGGCACTCCGCGACGAACTCCCTGCTCACCCGCAGGGACGTGGTGGTCGTCGCCTCGGTCTCCTGCATCTACGGTCTCGGCACGCCCCAGGAGTACGTCGACCGGATGGTCCCGCTGCGAGTCGGCGAGGAGATCGACCGGGACGAGCTGCTCCGCCGGTTCGTCGACATCCAGTACACCCGGAACGACGCGGCCTTCGCCCGGGGGACGTTCCGGGTGCGTGGCGACACGATCGAGATCTTCCCCGTGTACGAGGAGCTCGCCGTCCGCATCGAGATGTTCGGCGACGAGATCGAGGCCCTGTCCACGCTGCACCCCGTGACGGGCGAGATCGTCGGCGAGGAGCGCGCGCTGTACGTCTTCCCGGCCTCCCACTACGTCGCGGGGCCGGAGCGGCTGGAACGCGCCGTCACCGCCATCGAGCGGGAGCTGACCGAGCGGTTGGCCGAGCTGGAGAAGGGAGGCAGGCTGCTGGAGGCGCAGCGCCTGCGGATGCGCACCACGTACGACATCGAGATGCTCCGCCAGATCGGCACCTGCTCGGGCGTGGAGAACTACTCCATGCACTTCGACGACCGCTCGCCCGGCTCCCCGCCGAACACGCTGCTCGACTACTTCCCCGACGACTTCCTCCTGGTCATCGACGAGTCGCATGTCACGGTGCCGCAGATCGGCGCCATGTACGAGGGCGACGCCGCCCGCAAGCGCACGCTGGTGGAGCACGGTTTCCGGTTGCCTTCGGCATTGGACAACAGACCCTTGAAGTGGGAGGAGTTCCAACAGCGCGTCGGGCAGACCGTGTACCTCTCGGCCACGCCCGGCCAGTACGAGCTGTCCCGCTCGGACGGCGTCGTCGAGCAGATCATCCGCCCCACCGGGCTCGTCGACCCGGAGGTGGTCGTCAAGCCGACCGAGGGGCAGATCGACGACCTGGTGCACGAGATCCGCTCCCGCACGGAGAA contains:
- a CDS encoding glycerophosphodiester phosphodiesterase family protein, with the translated sequence MHTRTATLAIVGLLGIVALPAPVAPVRATPVPAGPVTEVETVSAPGRLTTDRSARETTGRPGGSDREVAGAALTLVSGPEVVAHRGASAYAPENTLAALDRAAELGIGWVENDVQRTRDGELVVVHDRDLERTTDVEEVFPDRAPWLVKDFTAAEIDRLDAGGWFGDAYAGEGVPTLAEFARRAESRGVSLLVEIKHPESYPGIEGQILRVLTAEGWIAPRAHGPTERLIVQSFSAESVRTVHGLAPSVRTGFIGTPAVSALPVYAAFADQVNPRHTDLTPDFVAAAHALAGPHGEPLEVFTWTIDDVDTARRVAEYGVDGIISNRPDLVRDAVRDPSAAR
- a CDS encoding PAC2 family protein: MPDPQGLYTWEQKGLAVVDTALAQESAGLVMLYHFDGYIDAGATGEQLVDQLLGSLPHQVVARFDHDRLVDYRARRPLLAFKRDHWSAYEEPAIEVRMLQDATGAPFLLLSGPEPDVEWERFAASVKEIVERLGVRLSVNFHGIPMGVPHTRPVGITPHGNRVDLLPGHRSPFEEAQVPGSAEALVEYRLSRAGHDVLGVAAHVPHYIARSPYPDAALTVLEAVTGATGLVLPDVAHALRADAHRTQTEIDRQVKQGNEELTALVQGLEHQFDAAAGSETRGNMLAESLEIPSADELGREFERFLAEREGDA
- a CDS encoding RNA-binding S4 domain-containing protein; the encoded protein is MVEEYDADDADAPLPGGTARSGGPRTGDSVRVDVWIWAVRLVKTRSLGAGACRGGHVRVNGERVKPASSLRVGDEVRLWHAGRRRVVVVTRVIRKRVGAPVAVECYRDESPPPPPREAVAPTGFRDRGAGRPTKRDRRELDRLRESAAPDDSAGTDRRWAR
- a CDS encoding tetratricopeptide repeat protein; protein product: MFETRGTPGRSPETDVIDYRAAEALLAARDPRGAVRLLDGVVAAHPENTAVRLLRARAFFAAAQLRPAELEFTVVLEREPDNAFAHFALARTYERQARSDAARRHFRLAAALDPKPEYLRHARFEG
- a CDS encoding ATP-binding protein, producing the protein MIPPAPLDAAAPLSTGAATPVVSTRGTERRFRFELAAHPGSPAEARRTTRARLADWSLCEATGQDAVLVVSELVTNAVVHTASRRVVCELRRGDDVLRVVVHDEGCAADRPGVVRGSGPEDERGRGLLLVESVCAAWGVEEHESGLLVWADLPCRAEREPSVVRPRGDLGWGARPKPGPPEREPEGERESPRPGEPSSLWTAQPVGRPPRGRSLPSAPARPDRSGEGPSR
- a CDS encoding helix-turn-helix transcriptional regulator — its product is MSEPRSAPTVGQVVLGRRLLDLRERAGMRREDAAGVLHVASATIRRMETAEVALKIPYLQLLLKAYGVPDDEAETFVRLAEEANRPGWWQRFHDILPGWFSMYVSLEGAACLIRSYEPHFVPGLLQTEDYARAVLRSGAVGQSGPEGIERHVALRRRRQELLARPDAPRLWVVMDETVLRRPVGGSRVMRAQIERLLEAVELPRVTLQVIPFDSGPHPGTYGPFVLFRFAVPELPDMVYSEYLTGAVYLDARPEVAAHLEVMDRMAAQAATAHRTREILRDLRKEL
- a CDS encoding DUF397 domain-containing protein — its product is MDGTTPPRPAERVYNGMPARDLGSEGWHRPWSGGNGGNCLEAMKLSDGRIAVRQSTDPEGPALIYTTDEMTAFIEGAKAGAADFLLS
- a CDS encoding glutamate synthase subunit beta, translating into MADPKGFLTTSRMEWPRRPVDERVRDWDEVTVPGALLPIVGGQAGRCMDCGVPFCHEACPLGNLVPEWNDLVYRDDWRAAADRLHATDNFPEFTGRLCPAPCEAGCVLAIDRPAVAIRNVECAVADRAWEESFAPPRPPERLSGKSVAVVGSGPTGLAAAQQLTRAGHTVTVYEKADRLGGLLRYGIPEFKMRKGLLDRRIDQIRAEGTRFRTSTEVGRDVGAAELASGHDALVVAVGAGAWRELGVPGRDLAGVHQAMEYLPLANRVCEGDLEVSPLSAAGRHVVIIGGGDTGADCLGTAIREGAASVTQLDISPRPGTERDAERDPWPTYPGLYRLSPAHEEARDLRAAPTAEADARLFAVSALRLSGDGDGHVRSLRLVDVDGDRRPLPDGERTLPAELVLLALGFSGPDPADGLVDQLGLGLDPDGTIARDDSFATRVPGVFAAGDAARGQSLIVWAIAEGRSVASAVDRFLADGAESRLPAPVRPGDRPLRA
- the coaE gene encoding dephospho-CoA kinase, with the protein product MVRVGLTGGIGAGKSEVARLLVERGATLIDADRVAREVVEPGTPGLAAVVGEFGEEVLREDGTLDRARLGSIVFADAERLASLNALLHPLVAARSRALEEAAPEDAVVVHDVPLLTENGLAPRYDVVIVVDVDPATQLDRLVRTRGMTEEEARARMAAQASRAERRRIADIVIDNDVSLEALGHRVDEVWSELLGRAHRSGREAPPPGPPRE
- the uvrB gene encoding excinuclease ABC subunit UvrB, which produces MRPVSDIERTVAPFEVVSPYQPSGDQPTAIADLARRIGEGEKDVVLLGATGTGKSATTAWMIERLQRPTLVMAPNKTLAAQLANEFRELLPNNAVEYFVSYYDYYQPEAYVPQSDTYIEKDSSINEEVERLRHSATNSLLTRRDVVVVASVSCIYGLGTPQEYVDRMVPLRVGEEIDRDELLRRFVDIQYTRNDAAFARGTFRVRGDTIEIFPVYEELAVRIEMFGDEIEALSTLHPVTGEIVGEERALYVFPASHYVAGPERLERAVTAIERELTERLAELEKGGRLLEAQRLRMRTTYDIEMLRQIGTCSGVENYSMHFDDRSPGSPPNTLLDYFPDDFLLVIDESHVTVPQIGAMYEGDAARKRTLVEHGFRLPSALDNRPLKWEEFQQRVGQTVYLSATPGQYELSRSDGVVEQIIRPTGLVDPEVVVKPTEGQIDDLVHEIRSRTEKDERVLVTTLTKKMAEDLTDYFLELGIQVRYLHSDVDTLRRVELLRELRAGEYDVLVGINLLREGLDLPEVSLVAILDADKEGFLRSGTSLIQTIGRAARNVSGQVHMYADKITPAMEKAIEETNRRREKQIAFNTANGVDPQPLRKKINDIVAQIAREGVDTEQLLGSGYRGQAKGAKGAKAPVPARAEGAAGGRRTAAPADRAGREGGPSSSTDRPAAELAEQIEDMTARMRAAAADLQFEIAARLRDEVSEMKKELRQMREVGLA